A part of Desulfobacter sp. genomic DNA contains:
- a CDS encoding GNAT family N-acetyltransferase produces the protein MKLVCVNHPCGWNRFVSEHPHAAYGHLFEWSNAIQAAYGHAPLYLAAVDGNGKDRIRAVLPLFKIKRPFFNPEWVSIPFFDQAGILARDHEAGRWLVEKTGSLLASKGSGRLSLRQDCRFSCPDLALGGRRPLVYDEKVGMQIPLAPNAKEMMARFPSKLRSQIRKGMKNGLAWDIGKERLLAPFYRVFSRNMRDLGSPVHSRRFFKAVFHAFPSRAFICVVYYRGEPCAAAFMLRFKNRLANPWASSLREYRHLNTNMLLYWQMIRFACNLGLDRFDMGRSSRGASTHKFKQQWGPSEAPLAWYSWPLNETKTVKETLSIAPWRKLPVWGANLAGPLIRKYISL, from the coding sequence ATGAAACTTGTCTGTGTCAATCACCCCTGTGGGTGGAACCGGTTTGTATCCGAACACCCCCATGCGGCCTACGGCCACCTTTTTGAATGGAGCAATGCCATCCAAGCCGCCTACGGCCACGCCCCCCTATATCTGGCGGCGGTGGACGGAAACGGGAAAGACCGGATTCGTGCCGTTTTGCCGCTTTTCAAAATCAAACGCCCTTTTTTCAATCCGGAATGGGTTTCCATCCCATTTTTCGACCAGGCCGGCATTCTTGCCCGAGACCATGAGGCCGGAAGGTGGCTGGTTGAGAAAACAGGCAGCCTTCTGGCGTCCAAAGGATCTGGGCGGCTCTCTTTAAGGCAGGACTGCCGGTTTTCCTGCCCCGACCTTGCACTTGGGGGCCGGCGCCCGCTGGTTTACGATGAAAAAGTCGGCATGCAAATCCCCCTGGCGCCGAACGCCAAGGAAATGATGGCCCGTTTTCCCTCCAAACTCAGAAGCCAAATCCGAAAAGGGATGAAAAACGGCCTGGCCTGGGATATCGGGAAGGAGCGGCTTCTGGCGCCCTTCTACCGGGTATTCAGCAGAAACATGCGGGATCTGGGTTCCCCGGTCCATTCAAGGCGTTTTTTCAAAGCTGTTTTCCACGCCTTCCCTTCCAGGGCCTTTATCTGTGTCGTCTATTACCGGGGAGAACCTTGTGCCGCCGCCTTCATGCTCCGGTTTAAAAACCGGCTGGCCAACCCCTGGGCGTCATCGCTCAGGGAATACCGCCACCTGAACACCAATATGCTCCTCTATTGGCAGATGATCAGGTTCGCCTGCAACCTGGGGCTGGACCGGTTTGATATGGGCCGGTCCTCAAGGGGGGCTTCCACCCATAAATTCAAGCAGCAATGGGGACCGTCAGAAGCCCCCCTTGCCTGGTATTCATGGCCGTTGAACGAGACCAAAACAGTGAAGGAAACGCTTTCCATTGCGCCCTGGAGAAAGCTGCCCGTATGGGGGGCGAACCTTGCGGGGCCGCTTATCAGAAAATATATATCCCTATAG